A region of Subdoligranulum variabile DNA encodes the following proteins:
- a CDS encoding ABC transporter ATP-binding protein, protein MKQPNQPRTAPLKVLNRVLRYMLHYYALPFALVIVCILVTAVATVTGATFPQTLVDDYILPMLNTGSTDFSGLAASLVRLACILAVGVVTAFAYNRIMVSVSQGTMRRLRDELFHRMESLPISYFDTHAHGDIMSVYTNDIDTLRQLLSQSIPQIINTSVTMIATLITMIFLNPALTVISILTACVMVIVTVNFSKLSGKYYVRQQRDLGIVDGFIEEMLDGQKVVKVFCHEDAALRDFRAVNDQLRDSADKANRYANLLMPINANIGWISYVLVAIVGAVLGINGLAGVTLGTVITFVGLNKSFTNPITQISMQVNFVVTAAAGAQRVFDLMDQTPEADDGYVELVNAQEDADGSVHPVDHRTNVWAWKHPHKAEGTVTYTKLEGSVVLDDVDFGYTPDKMVLHNISLWAKPGQKIAFVGATGAGKTTITNLINRFYDIDDGKIRYDGININKIKKADLRRSLGIVLQDTHLFTGTVMDNIRYGNLEASDEECMAAAKLANADSFIRRLPDGYQTMLTGDGANLSQGQRQLLAIARAAVADPPALILDEATSSIDTRTEKLVQDGMDALMTGRTTFVIAHRLSTVRNADCIMVMEQGRIIERGTHDELIAKRGKYYQLYTGNFAEEPA, encoded by the coding sequence ATGAAACAACCGAATCAACCCCGCACGGCGCCCCTGAAGGTGCTGAACCGGGTGCTGCGCTATATGCTGCATTACTATGCCCTGCCCTTTGCGCTGGTCATCGTATGCATCCTCGTCACGGCGGTGGCCACCGTCACCGGCGCCACCTTCCCCCAGACGCTGGTGGACGACTACATCCTGCCCATGCTGAACACCGGCTCCACCGATTTTTCCGGTCTGGCCGCCAGCCTTGTGCGGCTGGCCTGCATCCTGGCGGTGGGCGTGGTGACCGCCTTCGCCTACAACCGCATCATGGTCTCGGTGAGCCAGGGCACCATGCGCCGGCTGCGGGATGAGCTGTTTCACCGCATGGAATCCCTGCCCATCTCCTACTTCGACACCCACGCCCACGGCGACATCATGTCGGTGTACACCAACGACATCGACACCCTGCGCCAGTTGCTGAGCCAGAGCATCCCCCAGATCATCAACACCAGCGTAACGATGATCGCCACCCTCATCACGATGATCTTCCTCAACCCGGCGCTGACCGTCATCTCCATCCTGACGGCCTGCGTCATGGTCATCGTCACGGTGAACTTCTCCAAGCTGTCCGGCAAATACTATGTGCGCCAGCAGCGGGATCTGGGCATCGTGGACGGCTTCATCGAGGAGATGCTGGACGGCCAGAAGGTGGTCAAGGTCTTCTGCCACGAGGACGCCGCCCTGCGGGATTTCCGCGCCGTCAACGACCAGCTGCGGGACAGCGCCGACAAAGCCAACCGCTACGCCAACCTGCTCATGCCCATCAACGCCAACATCGGCTGGATCAGCTATGTGCTGGTGGCCATCGTGGGCGCGGTGCTGGGCATCAACGGTCTGGCGGGGGTTACCCTGGGCACCGTCATCACCTTTGTGGGCCTGAACAAGAGCTTCACCAACCCCATCACCCAGATCTCCATGCAGGTCAACTTTGTGGTCACGGCAGCCGCCGGTGCCCAGCGTGTCTTTGACCTGATGGACCAGACCCCCGAGGCCGACGACGGCTATGTGGAGCTGGTCAACGCCCAGGAGGACGCCGACGGCAGCGTGCATCCGGTGGATCACCGCACCAACGTCTGGGCCTGGAAGCATCCCCACAAGGCCGAGGGCACCGTCACCTACACCAAGCTGGAAGGCAGCGTGGTGCTGGACGACGTGGACTTCGGCTACACGCCGGACAAGATGGTGCTGCACAACATCAGCCTGTGGGCAAAGCCCGGCCAGAAGATCGCCTTCGTGGGTGCCACCGGTGCCGGCAAGACCACCATCACCAACCTGATCAACCGGTTCTACGACATCGACGACGGCAAGATCCGCTATGACGGCATCAACATCAACAAGATCAAGAAGGCCGATCTGCGGCGGAGCCTGGGCATCGTGCTGCAGGACACCCACCTGTTCACCGGCACCGTGATGGACAACATCCGGTACGGCAACCTGGAGGCCAGCGACGAGGAGTGCATGGCCGCGGCCAAGCTGGCCAACGCCGACAGCTTCATCCGCCGTCTGCCCGACGGCTACCAGACCATGCTCACCGGCGACGGCGCCAACCTGAGCCAGGGCCAGCGGCAGCTGCTGGCCATTGCCCGGGCGGCGGTGGCTGACCCGCCGGCGCTGATCCTGGATGAGGCCACCTCCTCCATCGATACCCGCACCGAGAAGCTGGTCCAGGACGGCATGGACGCCCTGATGACCGGCCGCACCACCTTCGTCATCGCCCACCGCCTTTCCACGGTACGCAACGCCGACTGCATCATGGTCATGGAGCAGGGCCGCATCATCGAGCGCGGCACCCACGATGAACTCATCGCCAAGCGCGGCAAGTATTACCAGCTCTACACCGGCAACTTTGCGGAGGAACCGGCGTAA
- a CDS encoding aldo/keto reductase, translating to MYQADPHRYDTMPYRRCGRSGLLLPAVSLGLWHNFGDNAPYENMRALCRTAFDQGITHFDLADNYGPAPGAAERNFGRILREDFRPHRDELIISTKAGYLMWEGPYGDWGSRKHLLAGLDKSLQRMGLDYVDIFYHHRMDPATPLEETMEALAQAVRSGKALYVGLSNYDGPTLERAAAILDELHCPFVICQNRYSLFDRKIEENGLKESVGKVSRGLITFSPLAQGRLTDRYLHGIPADSRIRTDGRYLKEKDITPEVVAKIRALNEVAARRGQTLAEMALAWLLAQPVVTSVLIGASRPEQILDNIRAVENTAFAPEELAEIDAICAGQ from the coding sequence ATGTACCAGGCTGACCCCCACCGTTACGACACCATGCCCTACCGCCGCTGCGGGCGCAGCGGGCTGCTGCTGCCCGCCGTTTCCCTGGGGCTGTGGCACAATTTCGGGGACAACGCCCCCTACGAGAATATGCGTGCCCTCTGCCGCACGGCCTTTGACCAAGGCATCACCCACTTTGACCTGGCCGACAACTACGGCCCCGCCCCCGGCGCCGCCGAGCGCAACTTCGGCCGCATCCTGCGGGAGGATTTCCGCCCCCACCGGGACGAGCTCATCATCTCCACCAAGGCCGGGTATCTGATGTGGGAGGGGCCCTACGGCGACTGGGGCAGCCGCAAACACCTGCTGGCCGGGCTGGACAAAAGCCTGCAGCGGATGGGCCTGGACTATGTGGATATCTTCTACCACCACCGCATGGACCCCGCCACCCCGTTGGAAGAAACCATGGAAGCCCTGGCCCAGGCGGTGCGCAGCGGCAAGGCGCTGTACGTGGGGCTTTCCAACTACGACGGCCCCACCCTGGAACGGGCGGCGGCTATCCTCGACGAGCTGCACTGCCCCTTCGTCATCTGCCAGAACCGGTACTCCCTCTTTGACCGCAAGATCGAAGAAAACGGCCTCAAGGAGAGCGTGGGCAAGGTCAGCCGCGGCCTCATCACCTTCAGCCCCCTGGCCCAGGGACGGCTCACCGACCGGTATCTCCACGGCATCCCCGCCGACAGCCGCATCCGCACCGACGGCCGCTACCTGAAAGAAAAGGACATCACCCCCGAGGTGGTCGCCAAGATCCGGGCGCTGAACGAGGTGGCCGCCCGCCGGGGCCAGACCCTGGCCGAGATGGCCCTGGCCTGGCTGCTGGCCCAGCCGGTGGTCACCAGCGTGCTCATCGGTGCCTCCCGGCCGGAACAGATCCTCGATAACATCCGGGCGGTGGAAAACACCGCCTTTGCCCCCGAAGAGCTGGCAGAGATCGATGCCATCTGTGCGGGCCAATGA
- the argF gene encoding ornithine carbamoyltransferase, translating to MKHLLKLGGLSRDEILHILDVADEYKRLHKQGVDPKDLQGKAVALLFAKHSTRTRTSLEVGIYQMGGLGTYLSANDLQTARGEPVQDTARVLGRYYDAIVCRTYKQTDLDALAQYSGVPVVSGMTDYAHPLQVLTDLMTVREYKGKLEGLRMGFIGDGYNMANSLIVGCLAVGMQVTMACPKGYRPAADVLMQAKAYGDAFRLVHDPDEAARDADVLFTDVWVSMGMERETERRYRDFTGFTLDADRMALAKPDCMVQHPLPARRGEEIATDVFEKHANEIFDEAENRLHVEKAVLAILLAGK from the coding sequence ATGAAACATCTGTTGAAACTGGGCGGACTGTCCCGCGACGAGATCCTGCACATCCTGGATGTGGCCGACGAGTACAAGCGGCTGCACAAGCAGGGCGTTGACCCCAAGGACCTGCAGGGCAAGGCGGTGGCGCTGCTCTTTGCCAAACATTCCACCCGTACCCGCACCAGCCTGGAGGTGGGCATCTACCAGATGGGGGGCCTGGGCACGTACCTGAGCGCCAACGATCTGCAGACCGCCCGGGGCGAGCCCGTCCAGGACACCGCCCGGGTGCTGGGGCGGTATTATGACGCCATCGTCTGCCGCACCTACAAGCAGACCGACCTGGACGCCCTGGCCCAGTACAGCGGCGTGCCGGTGGTGTCCGGCATGACCGACTACGCCCATCCGCTGCAGGTCCTCACCGACCTGATGACGGTGCGGGAGTACAAGGGAAAGCTGGAAGGGCTGCGCATGGGCTTCATCGGCGACGGCTACAACATGGCCAACAGCCTCATTGTGGGCTGCCTGGCGGTAGGTATGCAGGTCACCATGGCCTGCCCCAAGGGGTATCGTCCCGCCGCCGATGTGCTGATGCAGGCCAAAGCCTACGGCGATGCCTTCCGGCTGGTCCATGACCCCGACGAGGCCGCCCGGGACGCCGATGTGCTCTTCACCGACGTGTGGGTGAGCATGGGCATGGAGCGGGAGACCGAGCGCCGCTACCGGGATTTCACCGGATTCACGCTGGACGCCGACCGGATGGCCCTGGCCAAGCCGGATTGCATGGTGCAGCATCCGCTGCCCGCCCGCCGGGGCGAGGAGATCGCCACCGATGTGTTTGAAAAGCACGCCAACGAGATTTTTGATGAGGCGGAAAACCGCCTTCATGTGGAAAAAGCCGTCCTGGCCATTCTGCTGGCCGGCAAGTGA
- a CDS encoding acetylornithine/succinylornithine family transaminase, whose amino-acid sequence MNSQSIMKRDDTYVLHTYGRSPVALVGGQGMVATDAEGKAYLDFTSGIGVNALGFCHPAWVAAVTAQAAKLQHTSNLYYTEPCGALAEELCRRTGLDAVFFGNSGAEANEGAIKAARKYSVDTYGPDRNKVLTLVNSFHGRTLATLTATGQDVFHHDFGPFPERFGYIPAGDFAALEAAADHETCAVLLELVQGEGGVVALDKDYVAKVAAFCKEHDILLLVDEVQTGVGRTGTFLACEQFALHPDIVTLAKGLGGGLPIGAVVMNRKVAEHMGPGSHGSTFGGNPVVCAGALAVMQQLTDDLLAKDRALAEYLRAELKKLPHVAEVSGLGLMVGIAFEEGISAAAVRTACEQQGLLVLTAKTRLRLLPPLILTQEDVDKALAILRTVLEKL is encoded by the coding sequence ATGAATTCCCAGTCCATCATGAAGCGGGACGATACCTACGTCCTGCATACCTACGGCCGCAGCCCGGTGGCACTGGTGGGCGGCCAGGGCATGGTCGCCACCGACGCCGAGGGCAAGGCGTATCTTGACTTTACCTCCGGCATCGGGGTCAACGCCCTGGGCTTCTGCCATCCGGCCTGGGTGGCGGCGGTCACGGCCCAGGCGGCCAAGCTGCAGCACACCTCCAACCTCTATTACACCGAGCCCTGCGGTGCTCTGGCGGAAGAACTCTGCCGCCGCACCGGGCTGGATGCGGTATTTTTCGGCAACTCCGGCGCCGAGGCCAACGAGGGCGCCATCAAGGCCGCCCGCAAATACAGCGTGGACACCTACGGCCCCGACCGCAACAAGGTGCTGACCCTGGTCAACTCCTTCCACGGGCGGACGCTGGCCACCCTCACCGCCACCGGCCAGGATGTCTTCCACCACGATTTCGGGCCTTTCCCGGAGCGGTTCGGCTACATCCCGGCGGGGGACTTCGCCGCCCTGGAAGCCGCCGCGGATCACGAAACCTGCGCCGTGCTGCTGGAACTGGTCCAGGGCGAGGGCGGCGTGGTGGCCCTCGACAAGGACTATGTGGCGAAAGTCGCCGCCTTCTGCAAGGAGCATGACATCCTGCTGCTGGTGGACGAGGTGCAGACCGGCGTGGGCCGCACCGGCACCTTCCTGGCCTGCGAGCAGTTTGCTCTGCACCCCGACATCGTCACCCTGGCCAAGGGCCTGGGCGGAGGGCTTCCCATCGGCGCCGTCGTCATGAACCGCAAGGTGGCCGAGCACATGGGACCCGGTTCCCACGGCTCCACCTTCGGCGGCAACCCGGTGGTGTGTGCCGGCGCGCTGGCCGTTATGCAGCAGCTCACCGACGACCTGCTGGCTAAGGACCGTGCGCTGGCGGAGTATCTGCGGGCGGAACTCAAAAAGCTGCCCCACGTCGCCGAGGTGAGCGGCCTGGGCCTGATGGTGGGCATTGCCTTCGAGGAGGGCATCAGCGCCGCCGCCGTGCGCACCGCCTGCGAGCAGCAGGGCCTGCTGGTGCTCACCGCCAAGACCCGGCTGCGCCTGCTGCCGCCGCTGATCCTCACGCAGGAGGATGTGGACAAAGCCCTCGCCATCCTGCGTACCGTGTTGGAGAAACTGTGA
- the argB gene encoding acetylglutamate kinase: MKNEQMALLFSEATPYIQKYHGKTLVIKYGGNAMVNDALKLAVMNDLVTLTLLGVRVVLVHGGGPAINQMLKKVGKESKFVGGLRYTDKETMGIVQQVLAGQVNKDLVALLKGRGVGLCGMDGHMITCSRKADMDLGYVGEIERVDTTLIDHLLADSFIPVIATVGMDSNGIPYNINADTAAAEIAIALHAEKLVSMTDIVGLLYNKDDESTLIPEVEVSEIEGYKQAGVIAGGMLPKIEGMAEAIYKGVHEAVIIDGRVPHSILLEMFSDRGAGTMFYRRGNR; this comes from the coding sequence ATGAAAAACGAACAGATGGCGCTGCTTTTCAGCGAAGCAACGCCCTATATCCAGAAATACCACGGCAAGACGCTGGTCATCAAGTACGGCGGCAACGCCATGGTCAACGATGCACTGAAGCTGGCCGTCATGAACGACCTGGTCACCCTGACGCTGCTGGGCGTGCGGGTGGTGCTGGTCCACGGCGGCGGCCCGGCCATCAACCAGATGCTCAAAAAGGTGGGCAAGGAGTCCAAATTCGTGGGCGGCCTGCGCTACACCGACAAGGAGACCATGGGCATCGTCCAGCAGGTGCTGGCGGGCCAGGTGAACAAGGACCTGGTGGCGCTGCTCAAGGGCCGGGGCGTGGGCCTCTGCGGCATGGACGGGCATATGATCACCTGCTCCCGCAAGGCGGACATGGATCTTGGCTACGTGGGCGAGATCGAGCGGGTGGACACCACCCTGATCGACCATCTGCTGGCGGACAGCTTCATCCCGGTCATCGCCACGGTGGGCATGGACAGCAACGGCATCCCCTACAACATCAATGCCGACACCGCCGCCGCGGAGATCGCCATCGCCCTTCACGCCGAAAAGCTGGTCAGCATGACCGACATCGTGGGTCTGCTCTACAACAAGGACGATGAGTCCACCCTCATCCCCGAGGTGGAAGTCTCGGAGATCGAGGGTTACAAGCAGGCGGGGGTCATCGCCGGGGGCATGCTGCCCAAGATCGAGGGCATGGCGGAAGCCATCTACAAGGGCGTCCACGAGGCGGTCATCATCGACGGCCGGGTGCCCCATTCCATTCTGCTGGAGATGTTCTCCGACCGCGGCGCCGGTACCATGTTCTACCGCCGCGGCAACCGCTAA
- the argJ gene encoding bifunctional glutamate N-acetyltransferase/amino-acid acetyltransferase ArgJ, with amino-acid sequence METFQPVAGGICAAQGFSAAGVHCGIRHNHSKLDLALIKAEVRCAGAGCYTTNKVYGAPITVDREHLQDGYAQAIVVNSGNANTCAPNGIQLAQDTCGLVAQALGIDANDVLPASTGVIGQAMELAPFEKGVPAAAAKLAATPEGSHDAATAIMTTDTHAKEFAVEFTIGGKTCRIGAIAKGSGMIHPNMATMLLFMTTDAKVEPAVLQKALSTVVPATFNQISVDGDTSTNDTVLLLASGLSGAEVAEGTADYDTFVAALTVVAEHLCRELAADGEGATKLLECTVTGAPDLATARAVSKSVIHSTLFKAAMFGADANWGRVLCAIGYTPGDFDISKTAVRLKSRAGEVFVCENAAYHPYSEEEAAKVLKEDEIEILVDLGCGDATAKAWGCDLTYDYVKINGDYRT; translated from the coding sequence ATGGAAACTTTTCAGCCTGTTGCGGGCGGCATCTGTGCCGCCCAAGGTTTTTCCGCCGCCGGTGTACACTGCGGCATCCGGCATAACCACAGCAAACTGGATCTGGCGCTGATCAAGGCGGAGGTGCGCTGCGCGGGCGCCGGCTGCTACACCACCAACAAGGTGTACGGCGCCCCCATCACGGTGGACCGGGAACATCTGCAGGACGGCTACGCCCAGGCCATCGTGGTGAACAGCGGCAACGCCAACACCTGCGCCCCCAATGGCATCCAGCTGGCCCAGGACACCTGCGGCCTGGTGGCCCAGGCCCTGGGCATCGACGCCAACGACGTGCTGCCCGCCTCCACCGGCGTCATCGGCCAGGCCATGGAGCTGGCGCCTTTTGAGAAGGGCGTCCCCGCGGCCGCCGCCAAGCTGGCCGCCACCCCGGAGGGCAGCCATGACGCCGCCACCGCCATCATGACCACCGACACCCACGCCAAGGAATTTGCCGTGGAGTTCACCATCGGCGGCAAGACCTGCCGCATCGGCGCCATCGCCAAAGGTTCCGGCATGATCCATCCCAACATGGCCACCATGCTGCTTTTCATGACCACCGACGCCAAGGTGGAACCCGCCGTCCTCCAGAAGGCGCTCTCCACCGTGGTGCCGGCCACCTTCAACCAGATCTCGGTGGACGGCGACACCTCCACCAACGACACCGTGCTGCTGCTGGCCTCCGGCCTGTCCGGTGCCGAAGTGGCGGAAGGCACCGCCGACTACGACACCTTCGTGGCGGCGCTGACCGTGGTGGCCGAGCATCTCTGCCGGGAACTGGCTGCCGACGGTGAGGGTGCTACCAAGCTGCTGGAATGCACCGTCACCGGCGCGCCTGACCTGGCAACGGCCCGGGCGGTGTCCAAGAGCGTCATCCACTCCACCCTGTTCAAGGCCGCCATGTTCGGTGCCGACGCCAACTGGGGCCGGGTGCTCTGCGCCATCGGCTACACCCCGGGGGACTTCGATATCTCCAAGACCGCCGTGCGGCTCAAGAGCCGGGCCGGGGAGGTCTTTGTCTGCGAGAACGCCGCCTACCACCCCTACAGCGAGGAGGAGGCCGCCAAGGTCCTGAAAGAGGACGAGATCGAGATCCTGGTGGATCTGGGCTGCGGCGATGCCACGGCCAAGGCCTGGGGCTGCGATCTGACCTACGACTACGTCAAGATCAACGGCGACTACCGCACCTGA
- the argC gene encoding N-acetyl-gamma-glutamyl-phosphate reductase, producing MAKYKIFVDGSAGTTGLRIADRLAARPEFTILTISEADRKDVHARAAVINESDLSFLCLPDDAAREVVPLLRPDVRVLDTSTAHRTSPDWLYGLPELGTTREKLPAATRVAVPGCHATGFIAPVAPLVEKGLIPKTAQLCCYSLTGYSGGGKKMIAQYEAPREDAALNAPRPYGLALHHKHLPEMKAITGLDTAPNFVPIVADYYAGMETMIPLDLAALGLTADQVAETLASYYAGAKMIAVHPLCEGTDGGFLAANKLAGSDRLEIFCLANPDGTQMQLISLFDNLGKGSSGAAVQCMNLMLGLDECAGLAL from the coding sequence GTGGCAAAGTACAAGATTTTCGTGGACGGCTCCGCCGGCACCACGGGGCTGCGCATCGCCGACCGGCTGGCGGCGCGCCCGGAATTTACAATTCTGACCATTTCCGAGGCCGACCGCAAGGACGTTCATGCCCGGGCAGCGGTGATCAACGAGAGCGACCTCTCCTTCCTCTGCCTGCCGGACGACGCCGCCCGGGAGGTGGTGCCGCTGCTGCGGCCCGACGTGCGGGTGCTGGACACCTCCACCGCCCACCGCACCAGCCCCGACTGGCTCTACGGCCTGCCGGAACTGGGCACTACCCGGGAAAAGCTCCCCGCCGCCACCCGTGTGGCGGTGCCGGGCTGCCATGCCACCGGCTTCATTGCCCCGGTGGCCCCGCTGGTGGAAAAGGGACTCATCCCCAAAACGGCGCAGCTTTGCTGCTACAGCCTGACGGGGTACTCCGGCGGCGGCAAAAAGATGATCGCCCAGTATGAGGCCCCCCGGGAGGATGCGGCCCTCAACGCCCCGCGGCCCTACGGCCTGGCGCTCCACCACAAGCACCTGCCCGAGATGAAGGCCATCACCGGGCTGGACACCGCCCCCAACTTTGTGCCCATCGTGGCGGACTACTACGCGGGCATGGAGACGATGATCCCCCTGGACCTGGCAGCCCTGGGCCTGACCGCCGACCAGGTGGCCGAGACCCTGGCAAGCTACTACGCCGGGGCGAAGATGATCGCGGTCCACCCTTTGTGCGAGGGGACGGACGGCGGTTTCCTGGCGGCCAACAAGCTGGCCGGTTCCGACCGGCTGGAAATTTTCTGCCTGGCCAACCCCGACGGCACCCAGATGCAGCTCATCAGCCTGTTTGACAATCTGGGCAAAGGCTCCTCGGGTGCGGCGGTGCAGTGCATGAACCTGATGCTGGGACTGGACGAATGTGCGGGTCTGGCCCTGTAA